A window of bacterium genomic DNA:
AAATCTTTTCCCGCCTCCGGGTCCATTTTCATAAGGTCGGAGATCGACAAGGTCTCGCAGTCGGAACCGCAAAGAAAATAGGGAGCTGTAAACTCGTATTTGGCAAAATAGTGCTCCAATTTGAAAGGAGACAGCTTCATGAGGAAACAGATTAGTCCTATTTGTCACAATTTGTCCAATTAGCTGTTTTCAATATTCCGATGAGAAAGTCTCAAGGCCGGTAAGCTTCAGCGGACATGTCTGTCGTGGTTTCTGCAGGACTACGCAACCATCTGATGCTAATTCGAGTCTGTGTTGAGTACGAAATTTCCGCCGTGATTGGCGGGGTAAAAAAGAAGAGAAAAATAAAGTATGGTGAATCGAGCGATGATGATTCTCGGGATCCTGGTCTTGATAGCACTGAATGGAATCCATGCGTCTGCGGTTGATGAGTCGCCTACAGCCAAAGCACCCGACGAAAGGGCCGAGGTCCTGGTCCTGGGTGTTTATCACATGGCTAACCCTGGCCGGGATATTTTCAATTCACAGGCTGATGATGTCTTTGCACCCAAACGGCAGAGGGAAATGGCGGAGCTTCTACAAGTCTTGAAAAGATTCTTACCAACGAAGATCGCGGTAGAAGCCGATGTGTACAGGGACAGGGTAACCCAGGAGTATTCTGATTACCTTGCAGGGAAATATACCTTGTCGCGTAACGAAGTGGATCAAATCGGATATCGCTTCGCAAAGGAACTTGGACATAAAAAGGTGTATGCCGTAGATGTGGATAGTGAGTTTCCGTTCCAACGTCTCGTTAATCATGCCAAAGCCAGCGGCCGTTCGAAAGAACTGGAAAATCTGATGAGCGAAATCGAAACGATGGTGAAGGAACAGAATGCGTTTTTGCAAACGCACACCATATTAGAAACGCTTCTCTACATGAACGAGGAGCATAAGGTGGCTGAGGATGTTGGCTTCTACTTTCGCCAGGTGCATTTCGGCGAGCCCGGCGATTGGGCGGGAGCCGATCTGGTCTCGGATTGGTTCCGCCGAAATATCCGGATCTATAGCAACATCACTCGAATCATAGATTCTCCCAAAGAGCGGGTGCTTGTAATCTATGGAGCTGGACATCTTGGATGGTTGCGACAACAGGTGGCCAACGATCCAACTTTGCGTTTGCGTAAGCTTGCGGAATTTGTAAAGGACTAATGGATGTGCTCGCGCAACCATGCAGCGCATGCAAAACCCGGATTCGTGGATCGAAAATGGCTGACACGAATAAGGCTAATGTAAACAATCCAGCGGCGATAAAAATCGGCCTCCAAATCCACGGCGATACACTTTGCTTCGGCTTCATGTTTTAGGTTGCCAGCACGCGGTTCAAGTTATTAAAGTGACAACCTCGACAGCGCAAATGAACTATCGTCATGTTAATAATAAATACTTCTAATTTAGAATGTTTATTGAAGAGCGCGATCTTCGAATTGAACAGCACGAAGTTCATCGAAGTAATGAAGAGAATTAATTGGTCCTGTCCAGGACTGCCGATTAGAATAAGGCAGTCGGAAACTGTTTCCTTTTATGGGAGGCGCATTATCGGTATCCCGCGAAGTCATGGCCATTGGAGGTTACATTATGAAAGGACTAAAGCGCAAGGCGCGGAAAACACGAGTACGAGCAATGTCGCCGGAGCGCCTGAAACAGTTTGGTGAGGCATGGGGAAGAGCTGATATTGACGCGTTGATGGAGTTCATGACCGATGATTGTGTCTATAAGGCCTCCGTTGGCCCTGATCCTGGGACAACCTATGTGGGAAGAGAAGCAGTAAGGAAGGGCTTCGCTGAGGTACTCGCTTATGAGTCAGGGGGAGAGCCGAAAGCCGGACCGGTGTGGGTTTTAGGAAGTCGCGCTGTCGCGGAATGGTCGTATATAATCACCCGGCCCGATGGACGTAAGGTGGAAATTCGTGGTTGCGATTTGTTCGAATTCGACGGCGACAAGATCAGACGAAAGAACGCATTTCGAAAAGCATACCCATGATGCTGGCTGCTGATTCGCACAGTGTCGCAAACGTTCCAAATCGCAGCGAAGACCGCCAGGGTAACTATACATAACCGGTCTACGGGTCAGACGTTAGATTTCCGGA
This region includes:
- a CDS encoding DUF5694 domain-containing protein, whose protein sequence is MVNRAMMILGILVLIALNGIHASAVDESPTAKAPDERAEVLVLGVYHMANPGRDIFNSQADDVFAPKRQREMAELLQVLKRFLPTKIAVEADVYRDRVTQEYSDYLAGKYTLSRNEVDQIGYRFAKELGHKKVYAVDVDSEFPFQRLVNHAKASGRSKELENLMSEIETMVKEQNAFLQTHTILETLLYMNEEHKVAEDVGFYFRQVHFGEPGDWAGADLVSDWFRRNIRIYSNITRIIDSPKERVLVIYGAGHLGWLRQQVANDPTLRLRKLAEFVKD
- a CDS encoding nuclear transport factor 2 family protein; amino-acid sequence: MKGLKRKARKTRVRAMSPERLKQFGEAWGRADIDALMEFMTDDCVYKASVGPDPGTTYVGREAVRKGFAEVLAYESGGEPKAGPVWVLGSRAVAEWSYIITRPDGRKVEIRGCDLFEFDGDKIRRKNAFRKAYP